From a single Miscanthus floridulus cultivar M001 chromosome 8, ASM1932011v1, whole genome shotgun sequence genomic region:
- the LOC136477624 gene encoding F-box/LRR-repeat protein 4-like: MDTVGGDGCGARRAGCYGGSMDTALCDDLLLEVFGLLPPSAAPAVSLVCRRWLTLLRAATSSLALRLPASSAATFAVLLSHYPFLTALTVVSAGTPVHDADAVLLAIAAAPAASRLSTLRLLPDWAVSPAALLAACPALSGLTSLHLTAVRPLSFRWLKLLPRLKSFALVNSAASVDSAGSSSDDGGGEAEAVGALPLEKLSLCGIRSGDRGLGWLWRRCGSLKWLQLRACDGTGDRPASLAFAGCLAGLLALELRACRAVADRVLLLAADHCRTLTSLLVYDGGSSEALHRFIQQRAAGLHTLDLRLPLDLHNDHLLAIGAGSVHHGQDATHGLAALRLQSCVLITGDGLRSLARTATGAGIEELALVSCDVVEREPGLLTFLSQSMPRLRRLNLSYNETLNDKVIGAMLSSCRNLTEIRLGGCRGLTGGSLVSLLRHCGQSLEILDISRCPGIAVGNVELFAQRATRLNHMIIEESAMSEELKAIAQKKGLKVGSLPCEGPF; this comes from the coding sequence TGCGGCGCCCGTCGCGCCGGCTGCTACGGCGGCAGCATGGACACCGCGCTCTGCGACGACCTGCTGCTGGAGGTATTCGGACTTCTCCCACCCTCCGCCGCGCCTGCCGTGTCCCTCGTCTGCCGCCGCTGGCTCACGCTTCTCAGGGCCGCGACGTCGTCCCTCGCCCTCCGCCTTCCTGCGTCCTCGGCGGCGACCTTCGCCGTCCTGCTGTCGCACTACCCCTTCCTCACCGCCCTGACCGTTGTCTCCGCTGGTACGCCGGTCCACGACGCTGACGCCGTGCTGCTTGCTATCGCGGCCGCGCCGGCCGCCTCCCGGCTCTCCACGCTGCGGCTCTTGCCCGATTGGGCGGTCTCCCCCGCCGCGCTGCTCGCCGCCTGCCCTGCGCTCTCCGGTCTGACGTCGCTCCACCTCACCGCTGTTCGCCCCCTGTCTTTCCGCTGGCTCAAGCTGTTGCCGCGCCTCAAGTCGTTCGCCCTGGTCAACTCCGCCGCCAGCGTTGACTCCGCGGGCTCGAGCTCGGATGACGGCGGCGGTGAGGCCGAGGCCGTAGGGGCATTGCCGCTGGAGAAGCTGTCGCTTTGCGGCATCCGCTCTGGCGACCGCGGGCTTGGATGGCTGTGGCGGCGGTGCGGGAGCCTCAAGTGGCTGCAGCTGCGCGCCTGCGACGGCACGGGGGACAGGCCCGCGTCGCTGGCCTTCGCGGGTTGCCTCGCTGGCTTACTCGCGCTGGAGCTTCGTGCTTGCCGTGCTGTCGCCGACCGTGTACTCCTCCTTGCAGCCGACCATTGCCGCACGCTGACATCCCTCCTGGTTTATGACGGCGGCAGCAGCGAGGCCCTTCACCGGTTCATCCAGCAGCGTGCTGCTGGTCTGCACACCTTGGACCTTCGCCTCCCGCTCGACCTGCACAATGATCATCTCCTTGCCATTGGAGCTGGCTCAGTTCACCACGGTCAGGATGCTACACATGGCCTAGCTGCACTTCGCCTCCAGAGCTGCGTCCTTATCACAGGGGATGGCCTCCGGTCCCTGGCACGAACAGCCACCGGAGCTGGCATAGAAGAGCTTGCCCTTGTGAGTTGCGACGTGGTGGAGCGGGAGCCCGGGTTGCTGACATTCCTCAGTCAGAGCATGCCACGACTCCGTCGACTTAATTTGTCTTACAATGAGACACTGAATGACAAGGTGATCGGCGCCATGCTGTCATCCTGCCGGAATCTGACTGAGATCAGACTCGGGGGGTGCCGGGGCTTGACGGGCGGCTCGCTGGTCTCGTTGCTCAGGCACTGTGGGCAGTCACTGGAGATCCTTGACATCTCCCGCTGTCCTGGCATTGCTGTAGGTAATGTTGAACTCTTTGCCCAGCGCGCCACTCGGTTGAATCATATGATCATCGAGGAGAGCGCGATGTCCGAGGAATTGAAGGCCATCGCTCAGAAGAAAGGCCTGAAGGTTGGCTCATTGCCCTGCGAAGGACCATTCTGA